In Candidatus Eisenbacteria bacterium, a single genomic region encodes these proteins:
- a CDS encoding isoprenylcysteine carboxylmethyltransferase family protein — translation MPTNRPNRALVLLSRWRINIGWLSLLFIPLAKPTIGTTLAWLPLLAAGVALRVWARGHLVRAQRVTDTGPYALVRHPLYLGSLMIALAFAFMTRVPLAPVVITAVFLLMYVPKALREEAYLTKRFGAQYVAYQDRVGAFVPRVLPTGLGDLSFTWERVLGHREWKTWMGIAALLTFMFVRAATMTMH, via the coding sequence GTGCCGACGAATCGGCCGAACCGGGCCCTCGTGCTCCTCTCGCGTTGGCGGATCAACATCGGGTGGCTCTCGCTCCTGTTCATCCCGCTCGCCAAGCCCACGATCGGCACGACCCTGGCCTGGCTGCCGCTGCTCGCCGCCGGTGTGGCGCTGCGCGTGTGGGCGCGCGGCCACCTCGTACGCGCGCAGCGTGTCACCGACACCGGTCCCTACGCCCTCGTCCGCCACCCGCTCTATCTCGGCAGCCTGATGATCGCGCTCGCGTTCGCGTTCATGACGCGGGTTCCGCTGGCGCCGGTCGTGATCACTGCCGTCTTCCTTCTGATGTACGTGCCGAAGGCCCTGCGTGAGGAGGCGTACCTCACAAAGCGCTTCGGCGCGCAGTACGTCGCCTATCAGGATCGCGTCGGAGCCTTCGTGCCCCGCGTCCTGCCGACGGGACTCGGCGACTTGAGCTTCACGTGGGAGCGCGTGCTCGGGCACCGCGAGTGGAAGACGTGGATGGGTATCGCGGCGCTGCTCACGTTCATGTTCGTGCGTGCCGCCACCATGACGATGCACTGA
- a CDS encoding efflux RND transporter periplasmic adaptor subunit produces MVMAVRHVALVLAALALACTRDPADHEAAKPTVPGLETAVAATAPIRDVVRMPGTVAPDGLTPEARDARNDLAAAEARLRLATQQVARLQALAQAVAPKKDLDAALAEEASARSAAERARQVVASLGGRPDAAGTPPATAWVVARVPQEAVGLVAAGADARFMSDTTPRETFEGTVDGAPSYVDQTSRTAPVRVRVTDPQHRLLPGMTGSVAIEVGTPHEGVTVPEAAVVYDDRRALVFVDDGHGGYSATQVTLGVIRDGVAEITSGLAAGARVATTGAASLLSAAALAAGGGD; encoded by the coding sequence ATGGTGATGGCGGTCCGCCACGTTGCGCTCGTCCTCGCGGCGCTCGCCTTGGCGTGCACGCGTGATCCCGCAGACCACGAAGCTGCAAAGCCGACCGTGCCGGGACTCGAAACCGCCGTCGCCGCGACCGCGCCCATCCGCGACGTCGTGCGAATGCCCGGAACCGTCGCGCCCGACGGCCTCACGCCGGAGGCCCGTGACGCCCGCAACGACCTCGCCGCGGCCGAGGCGCGCCTGCGTCTGGCGACGCAGCAGGTCGCTCGGCTGCAGGCGCTCGCGCAGGCGGTCGCACCGAAGAAGGACCTCGACGCCGCGCTGGCCGAGGAGGCGAGCGCGCGCTCCGCGGCGGAGCGCGCGCGGCAGGTCGTTGCGAGCCTCGGCGGCCGCCCCGACGCCGCCGGCACGCCGCCCGCGACGGCGTGGGTCGTCGCCCGCGTACCCCAGGAGGCGGTCGGGCTCGTCGCCGCCGGGGCCGACGCGCGCTTCATGTCCGACACGACGCCACGGGAGACGTTCGAGGGCACCGTCGACGGCGCGCCGTCCTATGTCGACCAGACGTCGCGCACCGCGCCGGTTCGCGTGCGCGTGACGGATCCCCAGCACCGGCTGCTGCCGGGCATGACGGGTTCCGTCGCAATCGAGGTGGGAACGCCGCACGAGGGTGTCACCGTCCCCGAGGCCGCGGTCGTATACGACGACCGCCGCGCCCTCGTCTTCGTGGACGACGGACACGGCGGCTACTCGGCGACACAGGTCACACTGGGCGTGATCCGCGACGGTGTGGCTGAGATCACGTCGGGCCTCGCAGCCGGCGCGCGCGTGGCGACGACCGGCGCCGCGAGCCTGCTCTCCGCCGCCGCGCTCGCAGCCGGCGGCGGCGATTGA
- a CDS encoding PaaI family thioesterase, producing the protein MSPELDALIRNAIVAAPLGRLLALEPVANETDRVQVRLPFRPEITTFGDLVHGGAIAALIDATATATAWSGADVTRGPRGTTVGLTINYLNGASGRDLLATGRILQRGQSIVVCEVTVADAAATDIARALVTYKLTHRT; encoded by the coding sequence ATGAGCCCCGAGCTCGACGCCCTCATCCGCAACGCCATCGTCGCCGCCCCGCTGGGACGTCTGCTCGCCCTCGAGCCGGTGGCGAACGAAACCGACCGCGTGCAGGTGCGCCTGCCGTTCCGGCCGGAGATCACGACCTTCGGCGACCTCGTGCACGGTGGCGCAATCGCCGCACTCATCGACGCGACCGCAACCGCGACCGCCTGGTCCGGCGCCGACGTCACCCGCGGTCCGCGCGGCACGACCGTCGGTCTCACCATCAACTACTTGAACGGCGCAAGCGGCCGCGACCTGCTCGCCACCGGCCGAATCCTCCAACGCGGCCAGTCGATCGTCGTCTGCGAAGTCACCGTGGCCGACGCCGCCGCCACCGACATCGCCCGCGCCCTGGTCACCTACAAGCTCACCCACCGCACCTGA
- a CDS encoding alcohol dehydrogenase catalytic domain-containing protein: MDGVAFVAQEYHADGALRPARYEIEGAEATGWRIRRDGAPHLDFGPGYRVLRASHCGVCATDLARRHLPFPLPQVTGHEVVALGDGGRPVVVEINASHAARGLVTDCPWCGLEMGSHCPDRRVLGIHDLPGGFSPWILAPRAAIHAVPPAIDPLTATLVEPFAAALAAVRMATRVPRRRIAVLGPRRLGSLVVAALAAWRRRAGAGYEILALARRPELRALATACGADDARDPDALHEPIADVVVDTTGSPAGFARALALASGEVHLKTTCGEPSCGLAHATAMVVDEIALVPLRDDLAAPFDGPRLATAVVLPGAPRDLRPAGLRLLSEREAPALPLGGADVVVAGSLAEVDAAVRPRADRERGLVRPRGVVVLADTGQTRDALTAAVLDRGISVTTSRCGDFATALDVLPDVGTDLAPRLVSNVMASSRLADAFATAAHPSAIKVVVTHPEATLLA, translated from the coding sequence ATGGACGGCGTCGCCTTCGTCGCGCAGGAGTATCACGCCGACGGCGCGCTGCGTCCGGCCCGCTACGAGATCGAGGGCGCGGAGGCGACCGGCTGGCGGATCCGGCGCGACGGCGCACCCCATCTCGACTTCGGTCCCGGCTACCGGGTCCTGCGCGCGAGCCATTGCGGCGTGTGCGCGACCGACCTCGCGCGACGGCACCTGCCGTTCCCGCTGCCGCAGGTGACGGGGCACGAAGTCGTCGCCCTCGGCGACGGCGGCCGTCCCGTGGTCGTGGAGATCAACGCGTCGCACGCGGCGCGCGGTCTCGTGACCGACTGCCCCTGGTGCGGGCTCGAGATGGGCTCGCACTGTCCCGACCGCCGCGTCCTCGGCATCCACGATCTCCCGGGCGGCTTCTCGCCGTGGATCCTCGCGCCGCGCGCCGCGATCCACGCCGTGCCACCGGCCATCGATCCACTGACCGCGACGCTCGTCGAGCCGTTCGCGGCGGCCCTCGCCGCCGTGCGGATGGCGACGCGCGTGCCGCGACGGCGCATCGCGGTGCTGGGTCCGCGGCGCCTCGGGTCCCTCGTCGTGGCCGCGCTCGCCGCCTGGCGCAGGCGGGCGGGCGCGGGCTACGAGATCCTCGCGCTCGCCCGGCGCCCCGAGCTGCGGGCGCTCGCGACCGCGTGCGGCGCCGATGACGCGCGCGATCCCGATGCGCTCCACGAGCCGATCGCCGACGTCGTCGTCGACACGACGGGGAGCCCGGCCGGCTTCGCGCGGGCGCTCGCGCTCGCGTCCGGCGAGGTGCACTTGAAGACCACGTGCGGCGAGCCGTCGTGCGGCCTCGCGCATGCGACGGCCATGGTCGTCGACGAGATCGCGCTGGTGCCGCTACGGGACGATCTCGCCGCGCCGTTCGACGGCCCGCGGCTGGCGACGGCCGTGGTGTTGCCGGGTGCGCCGCGCGACCTCCGGCCCGCAGGACTGCGACTCCTGTCCGAGCGCGAGGCGCCGGCGCTCCCGCTCGGCGGCGCCGACGTCGTCGTCGCGGGATCGCTCGCCGAGGTCGATGCCGCCGTCCGTCCCCGCGCCGATCGCGAGCGCGGTCTCGTCCGCCCGCGCGGCGTCGTCGTGCTCGCCGACACGGGACAGACACGCGATGCGCTCACGGCGGCCGTGCTGGATCGCGGCATCTCCGTCACGACGTCGCGGTGCGGCGACTTCGCCACCGCGCTCGACGTACTGCCCGACGTCGGAACGGATCTCGCGCCGCGTCTCGTCTCGAACGTCATGGCATCTTCGCGACTCGCCGACGCGTTCGCCACCGCCGCGCACCCATCCGCCATCAAGGTCGTCGTCACGCACCCCGAGGCGACGCTCCTCGCGTGA
- a CDS encoding TolC family protein: MIRTAALAAGLVLGAASARGAEPLTLAGALARAHADSPDIAAARADLDAARGRLVQAGLFPSNPTVAASGTHHHIPHATNVDNAVTVAQEVEVGGQRGLRVGAARHGVDRAERLLADRERTVDAEVRRAFAGLVAAQRRRVIDAEAATESKQLADAMATRLAHGDASGLDVELARIDALKQREDATSSDVEVVRAQRRVALAIGAPPDETFAVTATDDPRPPTPPEAALVARALAVRPDLAAARAERDRLDGEADVARRSGLVPNPTFRGFYSHENGEETLAGGEVEIPLPIWNRQQGTETDLRGQAASAAADVVRLERQIPRDVGTALAHERAARATWGRYRTETLPTVDAAHTSLARALASGYLGLPEVLNQQDRLRATRRSAVDAWLALREAEAELIEAVGEDPW; the protein is encoded by the coding sequence ATGATCCGCACGGCCGCCCTGGCGGCGGGCCTCGTCCTCGGCGCGGCGTCCGCTCGGGGCGCCGAGCCGCTCACGCTGGCGGGCGCGCTCGCGCGCGCGCACGCCGACAGCCCCGACATCGCCGCGGCCCGTGCCGACCTCGACGCCGCGCGCGGGCGGCTCGTGCAGGCCGGCCTCTTCCCGTCCAATCCGACGGTCGCCGCGAGCGGCACGCATCACCACATTCCGCACGCGACCAACGTCGACAACGCCGTCACCGTCGCTCAGGAGGTGGAGGTCGGCGGCCAGCGCGGCTTGCGCGTCGGCGCGGCCCGCCACGGCGTCGATCGCGCCGAGCGGCTGCTCGCCGATCGCGAGCGCACGGTCGACGCCGAGGTGCGGCGCGCCTTCGCCGGACTCGTCGCCGCCCAGCGCCGCCGCGTGATCGACGCCGAGGCCGCAACCGAATCGAAGCAGCTCGCCGACGCCATGGCCACCCGTCTCGCGCACGGCGACGCGAGCGGTCTCGACGTCGAGCTCGCACGCATCGACGCGCTGAAGCAACGAGAAGACGCCACGAGCTCGGACGTCGAAGTGGTGCGCGCCCAGCGCCGCGTCGCGCTCGCGATCGGCGCCCCACCCGACGAGACCTTCGCCGTGACGGCGACCGACGATCCACGGCCGCCGACGCCTCCCGAGGCCGCCCTCGTCGCGCGTGCGCTCGCCGTGCGACCCGATCTCGCCGCGGCGCGCGCCGAGCGCGATCGCCTGGACGGCGAAGCCGACGTCGCACGCCGTAGCGGCCTGGTTCCGAATCCGACCTTCCGCGGCTTCTACAGCCACGAGAACGGCGAAGAGACGCTCGCCGGCGGCGAGGTCGAGATCCCGCTGCCGATCTGGAACCGCCAGCAGGGCACGGAGACCGATCTCCGGGGACAGGCGGCGTCTGCGGCGGCGGACGTGGTGCGGCTCGAGCGCCAGATTCCACGCGACGTCGGGACCGCGCTCGCCCACGAGCGCGCGGCCCGCGCGACCTGGGGACGCTACCGCACCGAGACGCTGCCCACCGTCGACGCCGCTCATACGAGCCTCGCACGGGCGCTCGCGAGCGGATACCTCGGCCTGCCCGAGGTCCTGAACCAGCAAGACCGCCTGCGGGCGACCCGGCGCTCTGCCGTCGATGCCTGGCTCGCCCTGCGCGAGGCCGAAGCCGAGCTGATCGAAGCGGTCGGGGAGGATCCATGGTGA
- a CDS encoding amidase has translation MDIAHRSTTALAAALRGREIGCRELLDHYLGRIERMNPGLNAVVTLDVERARRRADEADAALARGETWGPLHGVPMTIKDTYETAGMRTTCGWSEIATHVPERDAEAVARLRAAGAVIFGKTNVPTLASDVQTFNPIFGTTNNPWNVGRTPGGSSGGAAAALAAGLTGFELGSDIGGSIRTPAGWCGVYGHKPTWGIVPGRGHIPGPPGRLAEDDLGVFGPLARGVDDLDLGLDVLVGPGPEDARAWRIELPPPRRDDSKAYRFAAWLDDPAFPVDGEVRTLLETAVAALRRAGARVDDRARPRFDFADAVRTYHYLLNPIILAGMPDDGFENLVQLAASFPPDDDGPLARSARAATIRHRDWLRLHERRKRIQAAFADFFRQFDVLLMPIVPVAAIPHDHSDPFPARTIMVNDAAMPYMNLFTWIGPATMAHLPATSAPIGRTPGGLPVGIQIVGPYLEDRTPIDVARRLGAVVGGFTPPPGFA, from the coding sequence ATGGACATCGCGCATCGCTCGACGACGGCGCTCGCGGCGGCGCTCCGAGGGCGCGAGATCGGCTGCCGTGAGCTGCTGGATCACTACCTCGGTCGCATCGAACGGATGAACCCGGGCCTCAATGCCGTCGTGACACTCGACGTCGAGCGCGCGCGCCGGCGCGCCGACGAGGCCGACGCGGCGCTCGCGCGCGGCGAGACGTGGGGACCGCTCCACGGCGTGCCGATGACCATCAAGGACACCTACGAAACGGCCGGCATGCGCACCACGTGCGGCTGGAGCGAGATCGCGACCCACGTCCCCGAGCGCGATGCGGAGGCGGTCGCCCGCCTGCGCGCCGCGGGCGCCGTGATCTTCGGCAAGACGAACGTGCCGACGCTCGCGAGCGACGTGCAGACGTTCAATCCGATCTTCGGCACGACGAACAATCCCTGGAACGTGGGCCGAACGCCGGGCGGCTCGTCGGGCGGCGCGGCGGCGGCACTCGCAGCGGGGCTCACGGGCTTCGAGCTCGGGAGCGACATCGGCGGCTCCATCCGCACGCCGGCGGGCTGGTGCGGTGTCTACGGTCACAAGCCGACCTGGGGCATCGTGCCCGGGCGCGGGCACATCCCGGGCCCGCCGGGACGACTCGCCGAGGACGACCTCGGCGTCTTTGGTCCGCTCGCACGCGGCGTCGACGACCTGGACCTCGGGCTCGACGTCCTGGTCGGTCCGGGCCCGGAGGACGCGCGCGCGTGGCGCATCGAGCTGCCGCCGCCGCGTCGCGATGATTCGAAGGCGTACCGCTTCGCCGCCTGGCTCGACGACCCGGCGTTTCCAGTCGACGGCGAGGTACGCACCCTCCTCGAAACCGCCGTCGCCGCGCTCCGACGGGCGGGCGCGCGCGTCGACGATCGTGCGCGGCCACGGTTCGACTTCGCCGACGCGGTGCGGACGTACCACTATCTTCTGAACCCGATCATCCTCGCCGGCATGCCCGACGACGGGTTCGAGAACCTCGTGCAGCTCGCGGCGAGCTTTCCGCCCGACGACGACGGCCCGCTCGCGCGCAGCGCGCGCGCGGCGACCATCCGCCACCGCGACTGGCTCCGCCTCCACGAGCGCCGCAAGCGCATCCAGGCGGCGTTCGCCGACTTCTTCCGGCAGTTCGACGTGCTCCTCATGCCGATCGTCCCCGTCGCGGCGATCCCGCACGACCACAGCGATCCGTTTCCGGCGCGCACGATCATGGTGAACGACGCGGCGATGCCCTACATGAACCTCTTCACGTGGATCGGTCCCGCGACGATGGCGCATCTACCGGCGACGAGCGCTCCGATCGGCCGCACGCCGGGCGGGCTGCCGGTCGGCATCCAGATCGTCGGGCCCTACCTCGAAGATCGCACGCCGATCGACGTCGCGCGGCGCCTCGGTGCCGTCGTGGGCGGCTTCACGCCGCCGCCGGGATTCGCGTGA
- a CDS encoding response regulator transcription factor — protein MRVLLVEDDAALVKALVDGLATASFAVDHARTAERALELMGLAPYDLLILDLGLPGMAGLALTRKLRERQDTIPILMLTARATVPDRVAGLDAGADDYLTKPFALSELLARVRALLRRGTVVSGTVLRVGDLELDPARFEVRRGDTVVSLTAKEFAILEYLMRHSGELVTRSALLESCWDESYEGISNLVDVHVSRVRRKLDVSGRPPLLHTIRGAGFILGERAG, from the coding sequence ATGCGGGTGCTTCTGGTCGAAGACGACGCGGCCCTGGTGAAGGCCCTCGTCGATGGTTTGGCCACCGCCAGCTTCGCGGTCGATCACGCCAGGACCGCCGAACGCGCGCTCGAGCTGATGGGGCTCGCGCCGTACGACCTGCTGATCCTCGACCTCGGCCTGCCCGGCATGGCCGGCCTCGCGCTCACGCGGAAGCTGCGCGAGCGACAGGACACGATCCCGATCCTCATGCTGACGGCGCGTGCCACGGTGCCCGACCGCGTGGCGGGCCTCGACGCCGGGGCGGACGACTACCTCACCAAGCCGTTCGCGCTCTCCGAGCTGCTGGCGCGCGTTCGGGCGCTCCTGCGGCGCGGCACCGTCGTGTCCGGCACCGTCCTGCGCGTCGGCGATCTGGAGCTCGATCCGGCGCGCTTCGAGGTGCGGCGCGGCGACACGGTCGTTTCCCTCACCGCGAAGGAGTTCGCCATCCTCGAGTACCTGATGCGTCACAGCGGCGAGCTCGTGACCCGTTCCGCGCTCCTCGAGAGCTGCTGGGACGAGAGCTACGAGGGAATCTCCAACCTCGTCGACGTGCACGTGAGCCGCGTGCGCCGCAAGCTCGACGTGAGCGGGCGCCCTCCGCTCCTGCACACGATCCGCGGCGCCGGGTTCATCCTCGGCGAGCGTGCCGGATGA
- a CDS encoding ATP-binding protein — MRTPRSLRVQLTVTFAVFAGLVVLGTAIATSILIERTVWSPLDSRLSEEAETLAAIVKMNQNDLAPAVALIGREEDLGPGKFVRVTSADGWVVASYGPVPADLGNTGTVGPDADQRLVMDEARGTRTVVDTLPDGGSIAIGVQVEHPKATIRRARLMIAVSAALSLAILAGLAWAITTRATSELERLAAELETIEAGSLGRRLEQRNTSEVDRLAAVLNRVLARLESAIGHLRRFTADAAHELRTPIAALRTRLEVGLASSRDASAYRDDLLDALEQTERLGRLAETLLTLSAVEGDPGHARERDHTVDLGQLAREVADSFEPVAQEQGRRFALRADDHVTVVGDPDLLKRLILNLVDNAFHHTPPGANVDLAVARRNGHACIRAHDEGPGIPASEQPRVFERFYRGATAEGGAGLGLALCREIVSRHRGEILLASEPGAGTTVTVTLPLARGGEPA, encoded by the coding sequence ATGAGGACACCGCGCAGCCTTCGCGTCCAGCTGACGGTGACGTTCGCGGTCTTCGCGGGGCTCGTCGTGCTCGGGACCGCGATCGCCACGAGCATCCTCATCGAGCGTACCGTCTGGAGCCCGCTCGACTCGCGACTCTCCGAGGAGGCGGAGACCCTGGCCGCGATCGTGAAGATGAACCAGAACGACCTCGCGCCCGCGGTCGCGCTGATCGGCCGCGAGGAGGACCTGGGTCCGGGCAAGTTCGTTCGCGTGACCTCGGCGGACGGCTGGGTCGTCGCGAGCTACGGGCCGGTGCCCGCGGACCTCGGGAACACGGGGACGGTGGGACCGGACGCCGATCAGCGCCTGGTGATGGACGAGGCGCGCGGCACGCGCACCGTCGTCGACACCCTGCCCGACGGGGGGAGCATCGCGATCGGCGTCCAGGTGGAGCACCCGAAGGCGACGATCCGGCGCGCGCGCCTCATGATTGCCGTCTCCGCCGCGCTCTCGCTCGCCATCCTGGCCGGCCTCGCCTGGGCGATCACGACCCGGGCGACGAGCGAGCTCGAGCGGCTCGCGGCGGAGCTCGAGACGATCGAAGCGGGATCACTCGGCCGGCGCCTCGAGCAGCGCAATACGAGCGAGGTCGATCGGCTGGCCGCGGTGCTGAACCGCGTGCTCGCGCGGCTGGAATCGGCGATCGGACACCTCCGGCGCTTCACCGCCGACGCGGCCCACGAGCTGCGAACGCCGATCGCCGCGCTCCGCACGCGGCTCGAGGTGGGCCTCGCGTCGTCGCGCGACGCGTCGGCGTATCGTGACGACCTGCTCGACGCGCTCGAGCAGACCGAGCGCCTCGGCCGGCTCGCAGAGACCCTGCTCACCTTGAGCGCCGTCGAGGGCGATCCCGGTCATGCACGCGAGCGCGATCACACGGTCGACCTCGGACAGCTCGCCCGCGAGGTCGCCGACTCGTTCGAGCCGGTGGCGCAGGAGCAGGGCCGCCGCTTCGCCCTTCGCGCCGACGACCACGTCACCGTGGTGGGCGACCCCGACCTCTTGAAGCGCCTGATCCTCAACCTGGTCGACAACGCGTTCCACCACACGCCGCCCGGGGCGAACGTCGACCTCGCCGTGGCACGCCGCAACGGGCACGCCTGCATCCGCGCGCACGACGAGGGTCCCGGCATCCCGGCGTCCGAGCAGCCTCGCGTCTTCGAGCGCTTCTACCGTGGCGCGACCGCGGAAGGCGGTGCGGGTCTCGGCCTGGCGCTGTGCCGGGAGATCGTGTCCCGGCACCGCGGCGAGATCCTGCTGGCGAGCGAGCCGGGCGCCGGAACGACCGTCACCGTCACCCTGCCCCTCGCGCGAGGCGGCGAGCCCGCATGA